Part of the Hevea brasiliensis isolate MT/VB/25A 57/8 chromosome 16, ASM3005281v1, whole genome shotgun sequence genome is shown below.
ttttaagtacatttaatataagtttgaatttataaatgaatttaataataattaaattaaatatttatataaattaaaacatatataataaatatattaatttaaatataaaattttaatttaattattcctCGTATTCTATAGccacacctttttttttttcacatattTACCATTTctcacatttaaaaaaaaaaattcaaatatcatttcatttgcttcttttttttttttttttttcttcatgcttCCCTCTTCCCCAACCCACCACACCCCCTTTCTTGCAGTGCACCCCATTTGTTTTGTGATTGCAAGTCCAATTTCAATTTCCAAGGATCTAATCCTGCGCATGCAAGCAGATTCACCAGTCACCATGCACCAAACCAAAAGCTGTAATCCAAACTTGAGCATCATCATGGACAACtgaaatcagatatcaatgatttgAGCAGTCCAGctcacaatttgatttaattaatttaatttaaaaataaaatcacattaatATTAGGTTGAATTGAATTATTCTTTTATCAAATCATATTAAAATTGAATAtttcaaaaaaaatcaaaaattttactaaaaattaaattaaattacaataaaaaaatagaTTATATGTTTAAAActcctaaatttttaaaataaaattgttaatttcaattcaaatttAATCTATTAAATCTACCGTTATGTTTAGATTTGAGGGAGAAAATGGAGGACCTATTTGGGTCACCAAGGTCTTTTTTGGTATTGATAATATtcgaaaagaatttttttttaaattcatcttaaatatgatttaaaaaagcaattaatttaaaaatattattttattaatttagaacttttattattaaaaaagtcaaatttattaatattaaataatttttaattgttatTAATAATATACGATgcatgataaataaataaataattgaaagttaattactaaaataaaaaataattttttttaaaacatcttaattttttttaatttttaataatataattataattttaaatagttggtggatgaatttaaacatataaaataaaaattagtgtttaaatcaataattaaaacCCTAAAGACTAAAATGGATTGGTAAGTGGTGAAGGAAAGGGTAGGCATAGATGAGTGTACTTATCGAGGACAGGGCAACAGAGAGAGGAATGCAGAGAGATGTGTGAAAATGTGTGGAAATGTGCAGAGGCAAGGGCAGCCCAATCATGAGGACTGACAAGGACTGGCGGGAGATATTGGGAGGTAGCTGTATCATGATTACTACTTATCATCATCATCCCAATATCTAATGAATTCGCTCCCTCGGAAATTGTTCCCTGTACTTGAAAACCCTCCCTCTCTGCACGTTCTTTAAGGGCTCCTTCATGGAACCCATGCCACCACCCCCTTATCTACATGCAACACTACTTCTTCCTTCAATTCGTGCCCACAaccaacaaaataacgaaattcgTTCCCTTCTTTGAGTTTACTTCaatggaattttttttatttttataaaagtttAAACTCTAATAGGTATGCTTCTTTCTTAATCATGTGCAACTCATAAACCgcttagtttaaaaaaaaaaaaaaatctcaatcaatttcaaatgGGAGTTCACTAGTACTGATATAGACAGAAAATAAGGATTAATTCCCACTCTCTTCAATCTTGACTTGGTACGTCAGCCTCCTGGAGCaagaaaggaataaactaaatctATCTATAACGATGATTCGCCTCAACTTAATCACGCTCAAAACTAAACCATCCACATTACCCTTCACCCCAattctccaaaaaaaaaaaaatttttttttcctcttgcCTTTTCTTGTCTAACCATGAACAGGCCTCATCGCTGGTAGTGGCACCCCAAATATGCAACTGGAGCCTGGTCTCACACTGTTGTAAATATTCAAGCACTTGAATGCACTCAGATTTCCACCAATCCCGGTCTCCGCAGAAGGTACTCTCTGATCTTCATACAGGATGTCCTTCACTATAATGCCATTACAACTTTGGAAATAATTGACACCATCATCATATTCATCGTCTCTTCCATTCTCATTCACTTGTATGTCATTACATTGATCTATAATGCCTGTTTCTTTCTTgtcctctttttcttcttcactGCAAAAGTTCTCAAGCTCATTTTTTACTTCTTCATTGCTACAGTTCCCAGTCTCATCTTtttcttcttgttcttcttcttcttcaatttgaCGGTTCTCAAGCTCATTTTTTACTTCTTCATGACTATACTCGGACTCATTCTCACTGTCATCTAAATCATCAGCGTAACCCTGGCGATAAGGGGAATAAACTTCATCATCTAGAGGGACAAGCTTCAAGGTAAGACGGCCATTGCATCTGTGAGCCTGGAAGTACTCATGATGCTTCACCCTCTCTTCTCTAATAATCAATCTTCCATCCTCTGTGTAGTGTCGCCTCAAAACCCAAGGCATATGGGAAGATAAGTTCCCAGTGCGTGCGAGCGATGGCATTGGTGGTGGAAACTCCTTCATTGCACACCTTTGATCCCTCTTGCTACGTCTTTGACTGAAACCCTGACTATTTTCCACctttgatgatgatgtgaaaatatCATAATTGTTTTCAGATCAAGACAACTCTCAACGCCAATGTAGTCCCCAATGAGGGCAGAACAAGGTGGAGGCGAAGTGAAAGACCCCATAATGCTTGAAGTTGCACTAAATCTACCACCGTCAGAAAGTTTTTCTTCTTGTGATGACAGGCTCACAAGACACTGATCAATCTTGTGGGTCTGTGTTGATGTTGCTGAGTTTTGGATCTGCATTTTACAGGCAAGAAGAGAAGAGAGGGTTTTTGCCTGTGTGGATGTGGTATCAAGCTCAGTGCATGAAGAGAATAGTGTTGGCAGTGTGGCTAGTCAATAAATACTAACAGTTTAAAATGAGGAGACGGTATATGTTATCGAGAAATGCAGAAATTGAATTGAAGGTACAGAAAGATGGTGGCAGAGACAGCTAATACCTTGACGTCAAGATTATGTTCCATATGTGAATTGGAGATATTCACAATATGCTGCCTTTATAAACTCACCTGCAACGATTCAAATCGCACCACACATTAATACAACAATTCCCAtatataattttcattttttttacagAATAAGAATGGGAGAAAAACTCACATACAAGACCATTTTAGATTATGTTTGAAACAAACCATCACTAAACTAAACCTGCGGATGCAAATGACGCTGATTATAGAGAGTCTGTGGGTGTATCATGTATGCATTCGAAATTTGTACAACTTGTAAGTACAGTCGGAAATTTATTTACACTTGGCTTAGCATTCTTTGCCACGTGCTAATATTTTGGGCCCACAAGGTGGATTATCATTACCATCATGATGAACCATCGACAAGGTCCACTAGTATCATATATATGGATAATTTTACGGCTAGCAACGTTTAGAAATTAGGATTCTTAGCTCCATCAACAACCCCaacaatagttgcataagattttATCCATAAAAAACTGAAATGCCAGAAGGaaggattaaaaaaattaaaaaaaaataatgggtCCATAAAGCTTAACAGCAGAGGAAAAGATCTGGCATTGCAAACCTGAATGCGTAATCCAGAAACACAAGCTATTtgcatatattataataataataataaatacccATTATCCTAATTAAGGAACTAATGGAAATTAAAACATCGAATATATAATTAATTCAGTTTTCGTGTTTTGAATTGTTACGCTGTTGAGGTTGTCCTGCCCTCCTAATGTTCTATGATCGTCAATtccattgaaaaataaaataaataattcacaTTAATGGAACACAACCCTCTACAAGAACCCATGAAAGCAAATTAAAATAACAGGATTGGAAGATTATAAATCATACCAAAGAGGAATTTATAAAGATGGAGGAATGCAGAAAACAATAATCACATTTGACAAAAACACGAGAAGGAAAATCGACGAAAAGGATGATACAATGATTGTATATGATCACTTGATGAATATAAAATGGGcaattaagataaaaataaattagatgAATTGGATAAAAAGAACTTACCAGAGAAATTAAGGAAAGGAGAATAGTAGAAGGATGAGGATGAGGAGGAGGAGATGGGGTTGGTCAGTGCAGGCACATCTCCTCTCTCTCATAGGCGTTTCCACCTAGAGGAGACTTGAGAATAAGAAGATGAGCAACCCACACGACAACTCACAATATGAGAGACACAGACAGGCAGACAGGCGGCATATATAGGCACAAATACACCTTTCAagatttccctttttttttttttttttaattttcacaaattaatttttatttatttatttattataatttcgaGTCATGACAGATGAATAAGAAACGTCATTTTTCAAAGGAAGGTAGATTAAAACTCTAATCTGAATGTTTGTCATGTATTGCCTATCTTTAGGCGAGGTTTAAGGGATTAGGAGGACTGTTAATCTGTAGAGTCGATCTCAGCCAAGGATATCTTTCACCTTAATTAACTATTTTAGgtgttattttaaattaatattattaaattaacatttattttttaatttaattcctttaGAATGATCAATATTTATctttattttgattaaaaaaattttttttttcctatatatatttacTTGTCCTCACATTGTAGAAAATTACTAGAAGTCGCCACCCAATAATTTCCGGCGTTGCCCGTTGGTGGGAACTCTGCTAATCCCTGGAGCCTCCCTCGATTTTATTATGGAAAGTAAAACTCTACGTTTAGATTAGTACAGAGACTCTATTTTATTTTTGAGAATTAGTGGAGGGAGGACCTCGCTTAGCAATTGATGATATAAGCCTGAGCTGGATATATTTGGGCTTCGGCCAGGAATAATGTGGAAGATCCTCCCAACATTAACAGTAAAGCCCAACCCAGCAACTCGTAAATCCTAGTCTAAGGAACCAGTTATTCAACCTGATCAAAACCCGCCGAAGCAACGTATCTTGCCATAAGGTAATGAAATACAGGATAGCAAAAACCTcctcaattcattaatttaatgagTTGAAAAAGTAAAAGTTTTAGAGGTTTTGATCTCCCAAAACCTTACATCTTTAAAACATCTTCCTCTAAATAAGCATGACATTTTAAAAATCTGCCTTTTATCTCAAAAACACTTCCCCTGAACAAGTTGTGAGTTGCACGCTACACGCAACAAGTACCCAGATCGGCTTCATGCCAGGCCAGGAGAGGCCATCCTCATATGAGCTGGAAGACTGAAACTCTGGTCGTTAGACCCCAAAAGTACTTACACCTAAGAGAATGAAGCCATggagaaggtttttttttttttttttttttttttttttttttttttttggagaaaGGGATACAAACAGAAAGACAACTAAAATGAAAATAGCACACTCTAAGTCGCATTCAAGTGGGACTCGTTCTCCATTTTTTCAGGTGATCTCCATGCATATATGTATGTGTAAAGTGAACTAGGTGAACTCAATAATTTCAAATAAGAGATAATTAGTTGGCATAACAATGCACGTAGGGGATAATTGAACCTCAAATTCTGTCCATGCTTCTATATATCGACCCAAAATCTTGGAACTTGATAagaggtgtatatatatatatatatatatatatatatatatatatatatatatatatatatattaattccatAAATTGAATAGTCCATATCCACAAAAATGAATTCACATATCAATAATTCATCAAAAGAAGTACTAGCTTAGCTAGGTCCCGTTAGTAATGGGGCAAGGCACAGCCAGTTTAACAGAAGAATCACCAGTTTAACAGAACAATGGGGCAAGACACAGCCAGTTTGTAAATAAGGGGATCTAAAATCATCACGTGGAGGAAATTCAAGGAATAACTCAAAGTTAAAATAATTGGATTTGGATCTAAATTGCGCAAGGCATGAAGCCAGAAATATACTTCCCACATGCTGTTCCCAGATCATCATTGTTAGTAAGCATGGCCATGAAAGGTAGCCGTGATAAAGCATCAGGTTTTTAAGAACTGTGAAATCGAAATCAAGACAACAAAAGATTTCCAACTGTGAAGGCAACAAGTCCTCTCATGTGAAATCTGTCAGTCAAGCACATTAGTTGCACACAAGTTGGAAATATTCACTTCTTACCTGGGAGACATATCGACCCATGACTTTTGCATACTTCACACCATAGACGTTAATTCTACCATCCTTTAAAGGTCCATACATGCACTAGGACAATAACTTCACTTGCAACGTTCATCAATAAACTCATCATTAAAACCCGAGGTTATGAAACACACAGACACAGCACAGTATCATTCAATGATGAAATAAACACAAGGTCATGGCAACTTGACTGACTAGGAGAATGAAGTCCGCAACCCTTTTGAATTGGGAAATCAAGCTAATACGCTACTAGAATGGTTATAGACAGTGTGCAAATGGCAACAgatgagaattgaaatacataaATTCAAGCAATAATTCATGGGACCATCATCACGTAGGTTtcttttttgaaattttgataattCATGATTGTTTCAACCTAAAAATCACTTCATTTATGTATTTTGAATCCCCTCCTTAGTTAATTGAGCATTCCCTACGATTAGGGAATCCTGCGAACTAACATGGCAACTATATTTTTCTGCCAAGTTTGGCATTAGAGTTCAAATCTCATATATATTTCACTGGATTTTGTAACTGGCAAGTCCATTCCATTAGCAAGAAGGGCTATAAAATGAGACGTTAAGCTTCAGTATTTGGAAGAGGAATGATTTCACTCACTCTAATTAACTGGAAAGGAATTTAGAAGGCATGGATTTTGTGTCCGCGACAAACTTTCACCTAATTAACAGTCGGCCAAAGTTAGCTACGTGGCAATTTGCTTGCCAGGCAGAGGTGAAAAATGTGTTTTTTTCTTCGAAAGAAGGTGAAAAATGTGTTCTTTCTTAAGGGTGagataattgaaaatttaattttagtggtgATTTTCAACTAAATGCCTCCCAAAAGATTCAACATCTATGAATTGGCTAATTAGTTGAAACTACCAGAGTGTTTTCATCCCAGAAAAACCAATTGTAACTGTATAGAAAGCAAAGCCAATTAGCAAACACAATCAATTCGAACGGTGGACCTTGCCAATCAGCTGAGCATGAAAgacgaaaaaaataaaaataaatcgacTCCGCTGGGGATCGAACCCAGAATCTCTGGTTCCGTAGACCAGCGCCTTATCCATTGGGCCACGGAGTCCTTCTACTTTTATACCTGAAAGTAGAAATATGGAACATAAGCATGAAGCCAGCTTTCCAAAAACCCAATTCATTCCATAAATTACCACTCTCACCCCCAGTCCGGGTTTCTTTTACACGCATCACCTGTGTTCAATTTAATACAGGCCCAACTCCAGAGGCGTCCAAGCTACAGATAGCGTCCTAGACACAGGCAAAGCACAAGAACTGGAGGAGCCAAGATGAGGAATTAGACTGCAATTGCACTTGCAATAAAATTCCATTTGGAATCAACAGACAAACTTCGGCCCTGGAAAATGCCCCTTCAAAGTGGCTTAATGACCAGTTAGCTCTTGAACAAGCTTCTTGAAGGTAATAGTGTTCTGTAGCAACACCCAAAATTACCGATTAGCGTTAATtaatagtattaaaattatttttaaaattatgatgcttcgaatttaaacttaaattataGTTATTGTATAATAATTTGGTATGTATGAAAAGAATTATCATGAATTGGATTTGGTAGCTTTTTACATGAGGGCGCACTTTTGGTAATAGTGGAATGTAGAAATATCATGCTCTATCTGATGAGGATACCCATTATTATCAAAAGAATAGGGCTCCAGGACTCCAGCTCCCGAGCTGCTGAAAAATCTATTTACCTTTGGGTTCCCTGATCCTGATGCATCAGTAGTGACAGCATCCTCATAAATTTGGTTCCACGACtgatttatttcttcatttaGAACCAGCAGCGGGTTCCAGGAATCAAGGACTCAATAGATCCATAAAGAGACATCTCCATGTAGCTTCCTTGGATTTCAAAATCCGAAATTGAAGCTCCTCCTTTGTTTATTTCTGGATTAATTAATTAAGGTCGAGGTAGAGTTACATTATTACCCGTTAACTCTTGCATAAGCAGTTATAAATAGTTTAAATGTTAGAAAGTAGAGagagaaatattttttatattgttagaatacaagaaagaaaataaaCGAAAAGAATGAaatatatagaattatatatatttaaataaatatatattattctatgatAATATTTGGCACATATACgtgtgaaattaaataattattttattttaatttttataaataaattataaatagtgtatttattaacaagtagatatatttgttaataaacagacatgtctattataTATAAACAATTACGATTGTTAACAGATATATATGTTAATAAATGAATATAGTCACGTCTTGATACTACTTTCCCAAAATCTAAGTCAAATAGTTAAATTTCCACATGAATGTCCAGCGTGACAGTCAAAAAGTCAAACACTATTTTAGATGGTCAAGAGGTCGAATGAGCCAAATAAAAACAAGATTGAACAAACCTTCATTCAGTCAACAAGACGAATGAAAAAGATATGGAGCAACAACTATGCCAATAATCAAGTAGAGTCCGGATCTTACGTGCCGAGTAATAATCACGCCAACAATAATCTCGGAGATTCTGCCAAGATTACTTCCATAAATGAAGCAACAACTATTTCACTAAAAGGCCTATAAATACCAACCAAGAAACCTAAAACAGGTACGCATTTTCTCATTTTACAGTTCTCATTATAAGTTCTCTAAACTTTTTCAAAAATAATTCTCTAATTTGAGCGTCGAAGTGGCTTGCCAAAAGGTCATCCATCTTATCTTTTTTATGTATTGCAAGTTTATGTGGCATTAGGACTAGGCCCCCAAAACTCCCAGTAGCATCAGTAGCGTTGTCTGTGGGAAACTCAGATTACCGACTGAAAACTTACATTTGAGATCATTTTTTTCCCTTTAAACATTTTTTTGTGCTACCAGCAAGTTTTGATCTTTAGTCCTAATTATTTTTCTTGATTGTTTGTGTTTTTATCTTTTTAATGGCTGCAAATTTAAGGACCCTAAACAAAGGTATTATTTCCATCACCCCCATGTTGGGAGGAGACTTTCCTACGACAACAATGACTTCGAATGTGCCCTCACCCATGATCCCATCTGGTGCTCGAATTCCATCATACAACGTCATCATCCCAAATCAACAAAACCCTTTCCAAGGGATGGCAATAGATCAAGTGTACTAGTGCATCcaagatgtaacaccctcactgtagcaattccgtacattctactgttcaggtgatcggtgtcggtccggacagctaaaacgtctagaaaaacatttaaattaaagtgaggagccataattaactcaaataataataagaaaaatatagaaaaaattttagaaataaaatacaatcaagttaaatgagccggtgccctagcgatgggtaacctagtgggaagttgcggtcttcacagctaggagccctaaacccggaagAAAATTCAtaagataatttttgggactccaaagaagagccattgaggtttctatggcattagaatgccaagaaaaggcttagaaaaattttgagattagtacagacgattttggcttaataagccaaacggaggccattttggtcatttcgtcttcagagatgattttttgtcaacttgtccagttagctaaataattattatgacataaattataaattaatatttgtgagaaaataattacaaatgagcaaaagaaatgagaaaagaaaataaaatgtaaattgaattattacataagcaaaTATGTCATAATGCATAAAAGAAATTTCAACAAATTACAAACTCTAACCAATGGGAAATTcaaaaaccaattaaaatgagataaatacaactaaaatgaagtaaaaacaaaaacaaatctgctaccatcttcttcattttcagcCGGCTCCCTTCCTCTCTCTCCTTTCACCATTGTTGATCAACATTTCTAACTAGAATTCCTTAATAAACCACCATAAGATTTTAATCTTCCTTCACAAAACctcttcctcacaccttaaacaacatctagctagcaaaaagaaggaaaaaggacGATTTGGAAACTTGGAAGAGAGATCAATTGAGATTAGTGTCCAATACCTTGACTCTttcatttaaattcttgttagaatgataaatttgagctaggatatatgaaattccattaaaaataaatatgttaaggtgttaccctatttttggtagccatggacttGCTATGGTTTTGATGatatctttggattaaatgagttaataggctgcccttgatatgattgtaacacttaaaacattagtttatgagtttagtgcaaaaaaataaaacttcGGAATTTTAGGcctagggtttgaaactcaaatatgaGGATGGATGCAATTGAACacaaaatgatgttgtaatggttatttagtgaccatttggtgtagtttgaatTGGAAATGGAGTGATTGGTGACATTAACTAATGTAGAGAATTAGACTGCCTTAAGTGTGTATTCTAGACCCTTTGAGGCCAATGTGCTCTTGGggacataactcaagctaggtaactccaattggtgcaaggctaattggaggctagactagacacaaaatgcaacATTTTTTGTGAGGAAATCCTGCCCAGACCACCTAAGTTGATCTAAAAATTGCttcaatccgggtaacacacaagctgtgcctggaaaatgatcaaatgaatagtgttcattcatttagtcataactcaacgtagaaaggtccaattgacctaaatttttaccagtagaaagctgagaca
Proteins encoded:
- the LOC131169062 gene encoding protein FANTASTIC FOUR 1-like; this encodes MKEFPPPMPSLARTGNLSSHMPWVLRRHYTEDGRLIIREERVKHHEYFQAHRCNGRLTLKLVPLDDEVYSPYRQGYADDLDDSENESEYSHEEVKNELENRQIEEEEEQEEKDETGNCSNEEVKNELENFCSEEEKEDKKETGIIDQCNDIQVNENGRDDEYDDGVNYFQSCNGIIVKDILYEDQRVPSAETGIGGNLSAFKCLNIYNSVRPGSSCIFGVPLPAMRPVHG